The DNA window CGACCGGCATCAAGGCGACGCACATTCCGTACAAAGGCGCGGCGCCGGCACAGCTTGCCGTCGTCGCCGGCGAGGCACAATATCGCTTCGACAACATCGGCACGTCGCACCCGCTGGTGATCGCGGGCAAGCTGCGTGGCCTCGCCATCACCGGCAAGTCGCGGTCTCCGGCCGTGCCGGATGTACCGACAGCGGCCGAGGCTGGCGTGCGCGGGCTCGAAGGAGTTCTCACCTGGCTCGGCATGCTCGGACCTGCTGGCCTTCCCGATGCGCTGGTGAACAGGATCAACACGGAGGTCGTGCGGATCATGCGCTCGCCCGAGGTCGTCAAACGCGTGGCGCGCGACGGTTACGAGCTTGCTGCCAACACGCCGGCGCAGTTTCGCGCTGAGATGCTGCAAGAGCAGAGCGTGCTGGTGAAGGTGATAGAGGAACAAGGCCTGAAAATACAGTAGGAGTCTCGAATGTTCTATCGCGGCAATTGGATCGACAGCTTTCCGGATAACTACCAGTGGTCGAACGCGAGCTCGATCACCAAGGGCATGGCGCCTTACGGCGCGGTCGCGCTAGGCGAGATCGACCAGGTGATCCAGCGCCTGCACGCGCGATCGAGCGAGCCCGAGGCCTGGTGGCAGGAATGGACGGCCATGGGCGAGCGCCTGGAGCGCACTGCCGATGCGGCGGCAGCCGACGGCAGGGACGCCACGGCCGGCAACTACTATCTGCGCGCCGGCATGTACTACTACACCGGCGAGCGCATGCTGCCGCCGGGCGAGCAGAAGCTCGACATCTATCGCAAGAGCCTGCGCTGCGCTCACGAAGGACTGAAACGCCGGCATCGAAACGTCGAGAGGGTCGACGTGCCGTACGAGGGCACGGCGCTCGCCGCCTACTTCATGAAGTCACCAGTGGCCAAAGGGCGAGCACCGACGATCGTGCTGTTTGACGGCCTCGACAACTGCAAGGAGATGAGCGTGCTGTTCGCAGGCGTGGAGTTCGCGTTCCGCGGCTTCCATACGCTCGCTATCGACGGGCCGGGCCAGGGCGAGTCACTGCGCCTGCGCAATATTTTCTCCCGATACGATTACGAGCTCGCGGGCACGGCCGCCTACGAGTTCGTCGCCGCGCGTGCCGACGTCGATCCTGCCCGGATCGGGATCGTGGCTTACAGCCTGGGGGGCTACTATGCGCCGCGCGTCGCCGCTTACGAGAAGCGCTATCGCGCCTGCGTGGCCTGGGGCGCCTTGTTCGACTATCACGCCACCTGGGTGAAGCGGCGCGAGGCGATGAAGTCCGCGCCTGGAAACAGCATGGCGGCGTCGCATTTCCAGGTTCCCTGGGTGTTGGGCGTTGCCGACATGGACGCCGCGATGGTGAAGCTCGAGAAGTACACTCTGGCCGGCGTGGCCGAGCGCATCGAGTGCCCGACGCTGATCTGCCACGGCGCGAACGACCGCCTGTCGACCCTGGGGGTGGCGCAGCAGTTGTACTCGGCCGTCGGCGCGCGCGACAAGACGCTCAAGGTGTTCGGTGAAGACGACGGGGGC is part of the Betaproteobacteria bacterium genome and encodes:
- a CDS encoding alpha/beta hydrolase, which produces MFYRGNWIDSFPDNYQWSNASSITKGMAPYGAVALGEIDQVIQRLHARSSEPEAWWQEWTAMGERLERTADAAAADGRDATAGNYYLRAGMYYYTGERMLPPGEQKLDIYRKSLRCAHEGLKRRHRNVERVDVPYEGTALAAYFMKSPVAKGRAPTIVLFDGLDNCKEMSVLFAGVEFAFRGFHTLAIDGPGQGESLRLRNIFSRYDYELAGTAAYEFVAARADVDPARIGIVAYSLGGYYAPRVAAYEKRYRACVAWGALFDYHATWVKRREAMKSAPGNSMAASHFQVPWVLGVADMDAAMVKLEKYTLAGVAERIECPTLICHGANDRLSTLGVAQQLYSAVGARDKTLKVFGEDDGGAEHCQADNRQVGTDYIADWLVQKL